The following are from one region of the Mannheimia granulomatis genome:
- a CDS encoding thermonuclease family protein, which translates to MKYFYTLIFWFLSAAVSYAAKHTLQCKVVAISDGDTLSCLINKTSLKVRLQHIDAPEQTQPYGTKAKQALANLVFKKNITLKISGYDRYQRMLAVVYDENGKNINLTLIQQGMAWAYNKEAGYQQAQDKAQKAKVGLWQAPNPIVPSEWRKGDIQPTHSQAVKKRENFANISNAINCQTKLSCNQIGNYKMAQHYFHQCGWKELDGNNDGIPCNKLYRQSQQNRN; encoded by the coding sequence ATGAAATATTTCTATACTCTTATTTTCTGGTTTTTATCCGCAGCGGTTAGCTACGCTGCCAAACACACACTTCAATGCAAAGTAGTGGCTATTAGCGATGGCGATACGCTAAGCTGCTTAATCAATAAAACTTCTCTTAAAGTCAGACTACAACATATTGATGCACCAGAACAAACTCAACCTTACGGAACCAAAGCCAAACAAGCTCTGGCAAATTTAGTCTTTAAGAAGAATATTACGCTTAAAATCAGCGGCTATGACCGATACCAACGTATGCTTGCAGTTGTCTATGATGAAAACGGAAAAAATATCAATTTAACTCTCATTCAACAAGGCATGGCATGGGCCTATAACAAAGAAGCTGGCTACCAACAAGCTCAAGATAAAGCCCAAAAGGCTAAAGTAGGGCTATGGCAAGCTCCTAATCCTATTGTACCCTCCGAATGGCGAAAAGGTGATATCCAACCAACTCACTCACAAGCGGTTAAAAAAAGAGAAAATTTTGCAAATATTTCCAATGCCATCAACTGCCAAACCAAACTTAGTTGTAACCAAATTGGTAATTATAAAATGGCTCAGCACTACTTCCACCAATGTGGTTGGAAAGAATTAGACGGCAATAATGACGGTATTCCTTGCAACAAACTTTACCGCCAATCCCAACAAAATAGGAATTAA
- a CDS encoding peptidase domain-containing ABC transporter, translated as MKGIDQLKFGFLRKMPMILQTETAECGLACLAMVLGYYGKNTNLFELRSQYGTSSHGINLQTLMSVAKDCGLITRALSLELEEVSQLRLPCILHWDFNHFVVLTQATEKYFIIHDPAFGKRKLSKAEFSNHFTGVALEVWTEVKFEKTKNQNTISLYETLKHISGIKGALVKIFALSMLIELIALLMPIGTQLVMDHVMQAKDQSLLLIICIGLFLFTFFRTAISMFRAWISLKMSYLIDFQWTASFFSHLLKLPLDFFEKRQVGDIHSRFSSLKTIQKTLTSSIVATIIDTIMIISLIIMMVLYGGWLFWVVLAFSFIYFILRMITYLVYRQMNEEQIIKGAKAHSHFMETLYGIITLKSLGLESKRQEQWMSLNADAFNTSIKVTKFDMLFSGIHTFISTIEQILILWIGATMVIENVMTLGMFVAFNAYRGSFSARMGNLIDIVFNLKILSLHRERIADIALNEVEDETKYQEIIIENHQANLEIKDLCFKYDPFAKHVIERLNLTVKSGESVAITAPSGYGKTTLLKLIAGLLKPTSGTIFFNGVDIYQLGLTQYRTQITCVLQEDKFFSGSILENIVSFESNYNREWAIECAKLANIHDDIMAMPMNYETLLGELGNNLSCGQRQRLFIARALYKKPQILLMDEATSHLDESNESVVNEAISQLKITRIIVAHRQSTIHSADRIVDLNKLN; from the coding sequence ATGAAAGGAATCGATCAGTTAAAATTTGGTTTTCTGCGAAAAATGCCGATGATTTTACAAACGGAAACGGCTGAATGTGGTTTAGCGTGTTTGGCAATGGTGCTAGGTTATTATGGAAAGAATACTAATTTATTTGAACTGCGCAGCCAATATGGTACCTCTTCCCACGGGATAAATCTGCAAACATTGATGTCGGTTGCCAAAGATTGTGGCTTAATTACTCGTGCCTTATCCCTAGAATTAGAAGAAGTCTCTCAGCTCCGTTTACCTTGTATTCTGCATTGGGATTTTAATCATTTCGTTGTTTTAACGCAGGCAACAGAAAAATATTTCATTATTCACGATCCTGCATTTGGTAAACGGAAATTATCTAAAGCAGAATTTTCGAACCATTTTACCGGTGTAGCATTAGAAGTCTGGACGGAAGTAAAATTCGAGAAAACCAAAAATCAAAATACCATTAGTTTATATGAAACATTAAAGCATATTTCCGGCATTAAAGGGGCATTAGTGAAAATTTTTGCTCTTTCAATGTTAATTGAATTGATTGCCTTGTTAATGCCGATTGGTACGCAATTAGTGATGGATCACGTTATGCAAGCAAAAGATCAATCATTATTATTGATTATTTGTATTGGTTTATTCCTATTTACGTTTTTTCGCACAGCAATCAGTATGTTTCGCGCTTGGATTTCTTTGAAAATGAGTTATTTAATTGATTTTCAATGGACAGCCAGTTTCTTTTCTCATCTATTAAAATTACCGCTAGATTTCTTCGAAAAGCGACAAGTTGGCGATATTCACTCTCGATTTAGCTCACTCAAAACGATTCAAAAAACCTTAACCTCCAGTATCGTTGCAACCATTATTGATACGATTATGATCATTAGTTTAATCATTATGATGGTGCTATATGGTGGTTGGTTGTTTTGGGTCGTACTTGCATTCTCCTTTATCTATTTTATATTAAGAATGATCACCTATTTGGTTTACCGTCAAATGAATGAAGAGCAAATTATTAAAGGTGCTAAAGCACATTCTCATTTTATGGAAACCTTATATGGTATTATAACGTTAAAATCATTAGGGTTAGAAAGTAAACGACAAGAGCAGTGGATGTCTTTAAATGCGGACGCATTTAATACTTCAATTAAAGTTACTAAATTCGATATGCTATTTTCAGGCATTCATACTTTTATTTCAACCATTGAGCAGATTTTAATTCTTTGGATTGGAGCAACGATGGTGATTGAAAATGTGATGACACTGGGTATGTTTGTTGCCTTTAATGCTTATCGTGGATCATTTTCTGCTCGAATGGGAAATTTAATTGATATTGTATTTAATCTTAAAATTTTATCATTACATCGGGAGCGTATTGCTGACATTGCTTTAAATGAAGTCGAAGATGAAACGAAATACCAAGAGATAATTATTGAAAATCATCAAGCCAATTTGGAAATAAAAGATCTCTGTTTTAAATATGATCCTTTTGCTAAACATGTGATTGAGCGTTTAAATTTAACCGTTAAAAGCGGTGAAAGTGTTGCTATTACGGCACCCTCCGGTTATGGAAAAACCACATTATTAAAACTGATCGCTGGTTTATTAAAACCGACTTCAGGCACTATCTTTTTTAACGGTGTTGATATTTACCAACTGGGATTAACACAATATCGTACTCAAATTACTTGTGTATTACAGGAAGATAAATTCTTTTCCGGCTCTATTTTGGAAAATATTGTTAGTTTTGAAAGTAATTATAATCGGGAATGGGCAATTGAATGTGCAAAATTAGCCAATATTCACGATGATATTATGGCAATGCCGATGAATTATGAAACTTTATTAGGTGAATTGGGTAATAATTTATCTTGCGGCCAACGTCAGCGACTATTTATTGCCAGAGCTTTATATAAAAAGCCCCAAATTTTATTGATGGATGAAGCAACTAGCCATTTAGATGAATCTAATGAAAGTGTAGTGAATGAAGCAATTTCACAGCTTAAAATCACTCGTATTATTGTCGCACACAGGCAGTCAACTATTCATTCGGCTGATAGAATAGTCGATTTAAATAAGCTAAATTAA
- a CDS encoding HlyD family secretion protein yields MPSWLVFSISFFIFAAFILFVVFGSYTRRETVVGELVMQAHPIILSAPKSGYISESYIEPHQQVKKGDPLFKITLDRITHSGNINVNSILSLKSQIIATEKAIDALQKNKAESIASLEKQIKNNRKIYQDKQTYIVEVEKSMLDYADLIKRYEKLLKVGHSSHDEVNLQKSRYFQQKSLFNELKQEIVQLQSAILNLENDIETRKTEFDNQIIRYEIQKSDLSIRLMEFESISEIMVNASLDGKIESTNVTVGQIIKENDPLAQILPYNKGDYQLVMWVPNSAISFIKTGDEVNIRYEAFPFEKFGQFKGEIKTISTLPASLQELSFYKNLPLS; encoded by the coding sequence GTGCCTTCATGGTTAGTCTTTTCCATTTCTTTCTTCATTTTTGCTGCATTTATTCTATTTGTTGTTTTTGGTAGTTACACCCGCCGTGAAACAGTAGTAGGCGAGCTGGTGATGCAAGCACACCCGATTATCCTTTCTGCCCCGAAGTCAGGCTATATTTCCGAAAGCTATATTGAACCTCATCAGCAAGTGAAAAAGGGCGATCCGTTATTTAAAATTACCCTAGATAGAATTACTCATAGTGGAAATATCAATGTTAATTCTATTCTTTCTTTGAAATCACAAATTATTGCAACGGAGAAAGCGATTGACGCATTGCAGAAGAATAAAGCTGAAAGTATTGCCAGCCTTGAAAAGCAGATAAAGAACAATCGCAAAATATATCAAGATAAGCAGACTTATATTGTAGAAGTCGAAAAAAGTATGCTGGACTATGCCGATTTAATTAAACGGTATGAGAAACTATTAAAAGTCGGGCATTCCAGCCACGATGAAGTAAATCTGCAAAAGTCACGCTATTTTCAACAGAAATCGTTATTTAATGAATTAAAGCAGGAGATTGTTCAACTACAGTCTGCGATATTAAATTTAGAGAATGACATTGAAACTCGCAAAACGGAGTTTGATAACCAAATTATTCGTTATGAAATACAAAAAAGTGATTTATCTATTCGTTTAATGGAGTTTGAGTCCATTTCAGAGATTATGGTGAATGCCTCATTAGACGGCAAAATTGAAAGCACCAATGTGACGGTTGGGCAAATTATTAAAGAAAATGATCCGCTTGCACAAATCCTTCCCTATAATAAAGGCGACTATCAATTAGTGATGTGGGTGCCAAATAGTGCGATTTCCTTTATTAAAACAGGGGATGAAGTGAATATTCGCTACGAAGCATTTCCGTTTGAAAAATTTGGACAGTTTAAGGGAGAAATTAAAACGATTTCAACTTTGCCTGCTTCTTTGCAGGAATTAAGTTTCTATAAAAATCTACCCCTAAGTTAG
- a CDS encoding cupin domain-containing protein gives MKIQFPISYQEFCENYFEKQPLLMKGAIKQQDLLSWNAINEVLPRCDLLSEDAIKVMYKGKRVHKKDYLEEYNDLGTIRYKFQEEHLYSFLRDGATLVANGIVNEPSVDCFSQEIAQFTGCHIFSSLYIAFNTERSFKSHWDSRDIFAVQMQGKKRWIIHAPTFKNPLYMHHSKDMPEYAPNLDDVYMDIVLEAGDILYLPRGWWHDPIPVGEETVHLAVGIFPAYTHNYLTWVSQNMVEKEIARASLSHYESDKELIVQLAEQTAEYIKDKENYRKFIENFYDQKRVEKPLNLETLGNYQYNSILENQKISFKTKNHYFGYEDKIISNGYGISLDEEFGNVIKFLKRGQEVSLNDILEKVSEDKRDKVSQLIWQLSYIGVLKLS, from the coding sequence ATGAAGATTCAATTTCCAATTTCTTATCAAGAATTTTGTGAAAATTATTTTGAGAAACAGCCTTTATTAATGAAAGGAGCAATAAAGCAACAAGATTTACTCTCTTGGAATGCTATCAATGAAGTATTACCTCGTTGTGATTTACTTTCTGAAGATGCAATTAAAGTAATGTATAAAGGCAAAAGAGTACATAAGAAAGATTATTTAGAAGAATATAATGATCTAGGTACTATTCGTTATAAATTTCAAGAAGAGCATTTGTATAGTTTTTTAAGAGATGGTGCAACGTTAGTTGCTAATGGTATTGTTAATGAACCAAGTGTAGATTGCTTTTCACAAGAAATAGCTCAATTTACTGGCTGCCATATTTTTTCAAGTTTATATATTGCTTTTAATACTGAGCGGTCTTTTAAAAGTCATTGGGATAGTCGTGATATTTTTGCGGTGCAAATGCAAGGTAAAAAACGTTGGATTATTCATGCCCCAACTTTTAAAAATCCATTATATATGCATCATAGTAAGGATATGCCTGAATATGCTCCTAATCTTGATGATGTTTATATGGACATTGTTCTTGAAGCTGGTGATATTCTTTATTTACCTCGTGGCTGGTGGCACGATCCTATTCCTGTTGGAGAAGAAACTGTGCATTTAGCTGTAGGCATTTTTCCTGCTTATACTCATAACTATCTGACTTGGGTATCTCAAAATATGGTTGAGAAAGAAATTGCCCGAGCTTCTTTATCGCACTATGAGTCAGATAAAGAGTTGATAGTACAGCTGGCAGAACAAACAGCAGAATATATTAAAGATAAAGAGAATTATCGCAAATTTATAGAGAATTTTTATGATCAGAAGCGGGTTGAAAAGCCGCTTAATTTAGAAACTTTAGGAAATTATCAATATAATTCTATTTTAGAAAATCAAAAAATTTCATTTAAAACCAAAAATCACTACTTTGGTTATGAAGATAAGATAATTTCAAATGGATATGGTATTTCTCTTGACGAAGAGTTTGGAAATGTTATTAAATTTCTTAAACGGGGGCAGGAAGTTTCATTAAATGATATTTTAGAAAAAGTATCAGAAGATAAACGAGATAAAGTTTCTCAGCTTATTTGGCAGTTATCTTATATTGGCGTTCTAAAATTGAGTTAA
- a CDS encoding aminotransferase class V-fold PLP-dependent enzyme, whose amino-acid sequence MPNTQFRTYFPFFTQAKGWTYLDSAATTLKPNVLIQTTSEFYASAGSVHRSQYDLPQTQQYELARDLVMKRFNVAAREAVIWTSGTTQSINLVAYGLEHQIEKDDEIVISIAEHHANFIPWQQLVERRQAKLIVLPLNADYQIQPETLKQVLSPKTKIVALNLVSNVSGVRQPVETLIPIIRQHSSAKILLDIAQAVCSEQVDVQKLDADFYAFSSHKMYGPNGVGVLTGKLQSLEQIRPLVFGGKMLKNITESELTVADLPYRLEAGTPNIAGIIGFGQVLAWLEKVDFSGLNNQLYALAEYARKRLNSYQNLQIIGQQNTPTISFIIKDQHPADIAAFLTQSKIAIRHGEHCAKPYLRYLDEVGTLRISLAHYNTQEDVEQFFNALDFALAILRE is encoded by the coding sequence ATGCCTAACACCCAATTTCGTACCTATTTCCCCTTTTTTACCCAAGCTAAAGGCTGGACTTATTTAGACTCTGCGGCGACAACACTGAAACCAAATGTACTAATCCAAACAACCTCTGAATTTTATGCTTCTGCCGGTTCAGTGCATCGCAGTCAGTATGATTTGCCGCAAACTCAGCAATATGAACTGGCTCGTGATTTGGTGATGAAACGCTTTAATGTGGCAGCTCGTGAAGCTGTAATTTGGACAAGCGGCACAACGCAAAGTATTAACTTGGTTGCCTACGGATTAGAACATCAAATTGAGAAAGACGATGAAATCGTCATTTCAATTGCCGAACATCATGCCAATTTTATTCCTTGGCAGCAGTTGGTAGAACGCAGGCAGGCTAAATTAATTGTTTTGCCGTTAAATGCAGATTATCAAATTCAACCTGAAACGTTAAAGCAAGTGTTATCGCCTAAAACCAAGATTGTGGCATTAAATTTAGTTTCAAATGTGAGCGGCGTGCGTCAGCCTGTGGAAACCTTAATTCCGATTATTCGCCAGCATTCTTCGGCGAAAATCCTGTTGGATATTGCTCAAGCGGTCTGTTCGGAGCAAGTGGACGTGCAGAAACTAGATGCCGATTTCTACGCCTTTTCCTCCCATAAAATGTATGGTCCGAACGGTGTTGGGGTGCTGACCGGCAAATTGCAAAGTTTGGAACAAATTCGACCGCTTGTATTCGGCGGCAAAATGCTGAAAAACATTACTGAAAGTGAGCTGACTGTAGCAGATTTGCCTTACCGATTGGAAGCAGGCACGCCAAATATTGCCGGTATTATTGGCTTCGGGCAGGTACTGGCATGGTTAGAAAAAGTCGATTTCTCAGGGCTGAATAATCAACTTTATGCTTTAGCGGAATACGCTCGCAAGCGGTTAAATTCTTATCAAAATTTACAAATTATCGGGCAGCAAAACACCCCGACAATCAGCTTTATTATAAAAGATCAGCACCCTGCTGATATTGCTGCCTTTTTAACCCAAAGTAAAATTGCCATTCGCCATGGTGAGCATTGTGCCAAACCTTATTTACGTTATTTGGATGAGGTCGGAACACTTCGAATCTCATTGGCTCATTATAATACTCAAGAAGATGTTGAACAGTTTTTCAACGCTTTAGATTTTGCTTTAGCCATTTTACGGGAATAG
- the pfkA gene encoding 6-phosphofructokinase, with translation MSKQIKKIAVLTSGGDAPGMNAAIRGVVRTALNEGLEVCGIQDGYYGLYHDKVIPLDRRSVSETINRGGTFLGSARFPDFKRPEVRKKCVETLKKYHIDALVVIGGDGSYMGAKLLTEEFGYPCIGIPGTIDNDIVGTDYTIGYQTALETALDAIDRLRDTSSSHQRISIVEIMGRHCGDLTLSAALAGGCEYVIVPEKGLDKESLMRSIEEGFHKGKRHSIIAITELMTDVHALAKEIEARFGNETRATVLGHIQRGGSPCAFDRILASRMGVYAVELLLQGFGGHCVGIQNEQLVHHDIIDAINNMRRPFKEELYEASRKLF, from the coding sequence ATGAGTAAACAAATCAAAAAAATCGCAGTATTAACTAGTGGTGGCGATGCTCCGGGTATGAATGCGGCTATTCGTGGTGTTGTGCGTACTGCATTAAATGAAGGTTTAGAAGTTTGCGGTATCCAAGATGGTTATTATGGACTTTATCACGATAAAGTCATCCCACTTGATAGACGTTCTGTGTCAGAAACCATCAATCGTGGCGGTACTTTCCTAGGCTCTGCACGCTTTCCTGATTTTAAAAGACCTGAAGTCCGTAAAAAATGTGTTGAAACATTGAAGAAATATCATATTGACGCGCTAGTTGTTATCGGTGGGGATGGCTCTTATATGGGCGCAAAATTATTAACCGAAGAATTCGGCTACCCGTGCATTGGTATTCCCGGCACGATTGATAATGATATTGTCGGAACCGACTACACCATCGGTTATCAAACGGCATTAGAAACCGCATTAGATGCAATTGACCGCTTACGTGATACCTCAAGCTCTCACCAACGTATTTCGATTGTGGAAATTATGGGCCGCCATTGTGGTGATTTAACCTTAAGTGCTGCCTTAGCAGGTGGTTGTGAATACGTTATCGTGCCGGAAAAAGGCTTAGATAAAGAATCATTGATGAGAAGTATCGAAGAAGGCTTCCATAAAGGCAAACGTCACTCAATCATTGCGATTACCGAATTAATGACCGATGTACATGCGCTTGCTAAAGAAATCGAAGCTCGCTTTGGTAATGAAACCCGTGCAACGGTGTTAGGTCACATTCAACGTGGTGGTTCGCCTTGTGCGTTTGACCGTATTCTAGCCTCTCGCATGGGGGTTTATGCAGTAGAATTATTACTACAAGGTTTTGGCGGTCACTGTGTAGGGATTCAAAACGAACAATTAGTTCACCACGATATTATTGATGCGATTAATAATATGCGTCGTCCGTTTAAAGAAGAATTGTACGAAGCCTCTAGAAAATTATTCTAA
- a CDS encoding YwiC-like family protein, translated as MLQDKPVISNQHGALAMAILPFIYAIIESQFIPLHIFFVLSWLSLYLFSYPFLALFSKKPTERNKKWAKIYFGLSLLFALPVIYTKPTILQFLVIILPLGLTQIYYAKQKDERNLFNDIAGILIFGVIGMASFYLVSESYNFEILLHPTLFFIATTFYVKSMVRERRNPIYMEISILSHLLLAILYIICSMQAVFFAYLIALSRAIVVPGLGWNVKQIGMLEFPMMLIFLISLIW; from the coding sequence ATACTACAAGATAAACCTGTAATTTCCAATCAACATGGTGCATTAGCAATGGCAATTTTACCCTTTATTTATGCCATCATAGAAAGTCAGTTTATCCCTTTGCACATTTTTTTCGTTCTTTCGTGGTTATCACTTTACCTGTTCTCCTACCCGTTTCTGGCACTATTTAGCAAAAAGCCCACCGAGCGTAACAAAAAATGGGCAAAAATCTATTTTGGGCTTAGCCTTCTTTTTGCCTTGCCGGTGATTTATACCAAACCGACTATTTTGCAATTTTTAGTGATAATTCTACCGCTTGGACTGACTCAAATTTATTATGCAAAACAAAAAGATGAACGTAATTTATTCAATGATATTGCCGGTATTTTAATTTTTGGCGTAATAGGCATGGCAAGTTTCTATTTGGTAAGCGAAAGCTATAATTTTGAAATTTTACTCCATCCAACCTTATTTTTTATCGCGACCACATTTTATGTTAAAAGTATGGTGAGGGAACGTCGCAACCCAATTTATATGGAAATAAGTATTCTCTCACATTTATTATTGGCAATACTTTATATTATATGCTCCATGCAAGCGGTCTTTTTTGCTTATTTAATTGCATTATCCAGAGCAATTGTTGTGCCTGGTTTGGGTTGGAATGTAAAACAGATTGGGATGTTAGAATTTCCGATGATGTTAATTTTTTTAATTAGTTTAATTTGGTAA
- a CDS encoding entericidin A/B family lipoprotein → MKKLVLAILATATFLTACNTVDGVGKDVEKAGEKIQKTAQ, encoded by the coding sequence ATGAAAAAATTAGTATTAGCAATTTTAGCAACAGCAACATTCTTAACTGCTTGCAATACTGTTGATGGTGTGGGTAAAGATGTTGAGAAAGCAGGTGAGAAAATCCAAAAAACTGCTCAATAA
- the rluD gene encoding 23S rRNA pseudouridine(1911/1915/1917) synthase RluD codes for MTQQMILKAEVTADLLGARLDQALAQLFPDYSRSRIKVWIESDLVKVNGNIVNKAREKVFGGESVEIAAEIEEEIRFEPQDIPLNIVYEDDDILVINKPKDLVVHPGAGNPDGTVLNALLHYYPPIAEVPRAGIVHRLDKDTTGLMVVAKNIPAQTHLVTALQKRRITREYEAVASGIMTQGGKVDEPMARHPTKRTAMAVHPMGKPAVTHYRIMERFRNYTRLRLRLETGRTHQIRVHMAHIAHPLLGDQLYGGRPRPPKGASEEFLAVLRGFQRQALHATMLRLEHPITGELMEWHAPLPEDFIELIQALKADYELYKDELDY; via the coding sequence ATGACTCAACAAATGATTTTAAAAGCGGAAGTTACTGCAGATTTATTAGGGGCTCGTTTAGATCAGGCTCTCGCTCAGCTTTTTCCGGATTATTCCCGCTCACGCATTAAGGTTTGGATTGAAAGTGATTTAGTGAAAGTAAACGGTAATATTGTCAACAAAGCAAGAGAAAAAGTCTTTGGTGGAGAAAGTGTTGAAATTGCAGCCGAAATAGAGGAAGAAATCCGTTTTGAACCGCAAGATATTCCATTAAATATTGTTTATGAAGACGATGATATTTTAGTAATTAATAAGCCAAAAGATTTAGTTGTGCATCCGGGGGCCGGTAATCCGGACGGCACAGTATTAAATGCGTTATTGCATTATTACCCACCGATTGCAGAAGTGCCGCGTGCTGGCATTGTTCATCGTTTAGATAAAGATACCACAGGCTTAATGGTGGTAGCGAAAAATATTCCTGCTCAAACCCATTTAGTTACAGCCTTGCAAAAACGTAGAATCACCCGTGAATATGAAGCGGTAGCAAGCGGCATTATGACCCAAGGTGGAAAAGTGGATGAGCCGATGGCTCGTCATCCCACCAAACGCACTGCGATGGCAGTTCATCCGATGGGTAAACCTGCAGTAACACATTATCGTATTATGGAACGTTTCCGTAACTATACACGTTTACGCTTGCGTTTAGAAACCGGGCGTACTCATCAAATTCGTGTACACATGGCCCATATTGCTCACCCGTTGTTGGGAGATCAGCTTTATGGTGGCAGACCTCGTCCACCGAAAGGGGCAAGTGAAGAATTTTTAGCGGTATTACGTGGATTCCAGCGTCAGGCATTACATGCAACAATGCTCAGATTAGAACACCCAATTACAGGTGAGTTGATGGAATGGCACGCTCCACTACCGGAAGATTTCATTGAACTGATTCAAGCTTTAAAAGCAGATTATGAACTTTATAAAGATGAGTTAGATTATTAA
- a CDS encoding outer membrane protein assembly factor BamD: MRKFKSLATLVLAGLMVAGCSSSNKELESSPVQDLYSKGQNYLQDGDYNSAIRYLEAVGAKGGQYTGIGEQTQLSLIYAQYKVAEYYKALDAAERFARSYPNSANMDYVFYLAGLSNARLSDNFIQDFFGVNRASRAVDNVRNAYGNFQTIVQHYPQSQYAQDAQNWMNYLFNRLAEHELSTVKFYDKRNAYVAVVNRVEEMLRFYPNTMATKEALPYLKEAFKQMGIQDSEQKTDALIQEYENKTLPNPEKPKYGEQF; encoded by the coding sequence ATGCGTAAATTTAAATCTCTTGCCACTTTAGTATTAGCAGGGCTTATGGTCGCCGGTTGTTCAAGTTCTAATAAAGAACTTGAATCATCCCCTGTTCAAGATCTTTATAGCAAAGGCCAAAATTATTTACAAGATGGTGATTATAACTCCGCCATTCGCTATTTAGAAGCTGTGGGTGCTAAAGGTGGTCAATATACAGGTATTGGGGAGCAGACTCAATTAAGTTTAATTTATGCACAATATAAAGTGGCTGAATATTATAAAGCCTTAGATGCCGCAGAGCGTTTTGCTCGCTCTTACCCGAATTCAGCAAACATGGATTATGTATTCTACTTAGCTGGCCTTTCTAACGCACGTTTAAGCGATAACTTTATTCAAGATTTCTTTGGCGTAAACAGAGCTTCTCGAGCTGTTGACAACGTTCGTAATGCTTACGGTAACTTCCAGACTATCGTGCAGCACTACCCTCAAAGTCAGTATGCTCAAGATGCTCAAAACTGGATGAACTACTTATTCAACCGCCTAGCTGAACATGAATTATCAACAGTAAAATTCTACGATAAACGTAACGCCTACGTGGCCGTCGTAAACCGAGTTGAAGAAATGTTACGCTTCTACCCAAATACTATGGCTACTAAAGAAGCACTTCCATATTTAAAAGAAGCATTTAAGCAAATGGGAATTCAAGACTCTGAACAAAAAACGGATGCTTTAATTCAAGAATACGAAAACAAAACCTTACCAAATCCTGAAAAACCGAAATACGGCGAGCAATTTTAA